A section of the Agromyces aurantiacus genome encodes:
- a CDS encoding NAD-dependent epimerase/dehydratase family protein, whose translation MSKRICVTGASGLAGRAVVHDLLEHGYEVLATDVVPPSPLLPARWSRPDLVYTQADLTDFGDAFEVISGVDAVAHLAAIPAPTIFTPARTLNVNNAMNSNVFLAAAQAGVERVVWASSETTLGLDFGPGNQPWYLPLDEDHYPRPTSTYSLSKVLGETMAEHVSAWSGIPFVALRFSNVIDPDRYGEFAAFEVDPASRLFNAFGYIDVRDAAQSVRRALEAEVAGARAYVIANADTVMSRPTSELVAEFFPGVELRREFGEHESLFSIERARTELGFEPEHGWRDA comes from the coding sequence ATGTCGAAGCGGATCTGCGTCACCGGCGCCTCGGGACTCGCGGGGCGTGCGGTCGTGCACGACCTGCTCGAGCACGGCTACGAGGTGCTCGCGACCGACGTGGTGCCGCCGTCGCCGCTGCTGCCGGCGCGCTGGTCGCGGCCCGACCTCGTGTACACGCAGGCCGACCTCACCGACTTCGGCGACGCCTTCGAGGTGATCAGCGGGGTCGACGCCGTCGCGCACCTCGCCGCGATCCCGGCGCCGACGATCTTCACGCCCGCCCGCACGCTGAACGTCAACAACGCGATGAACTCGAACGTGTTCCTCGCGGCCGCGCAGGCGGGCGTCGAACGCGTGGTGTGGGCGTCGAGCGAGACCACGCTCGGCCTCGACTTCGGGCCCGGCAACCAGCCGTGGTACCTCCCGCTCGACGAGGACCACTACCCACGGCCGACGTCGACGTACTCGCTGTCGAAGGTGCTCGGCGAGACCATGGCCGAGCACGTCTCGGCATGGTCGGGCATCCCGTTCGTCGCGCTGCGGTTCTCGAACGTGATCGACCCGGATCGGTACGGCGAGTTCGCCGCATTCGAGGTGGATCCGGCGTCGCGCCTCTTCAACGCATTCGGGTACATCGACGTGCGCGACGCCGCCCAGTCGGTGCGCCGAGCGCTCGAAGCGGAGGTCGCGGGGGCCCGCGCCTACGTGATCGCGAACGCGGACACCGTCATGTCGCGGCCCACGAGCGAGCTCGTGGCGGAGTTCTTCCCCGGCGTGGAACTGCGCCGCGAGTTCGGCGAGCACGAGTCGCTGTTCTCGATCGAGCGGGCGCGGACCGAGCTCGGCTTCGAGCCCGAGCACGGATGGCGCGACGCCTGA
- a CDS encoding TetR/AcrR family transcriptional regulator yields MSRADAAGPTRAPAAGLPPAGDDPRLLRTRAALTEALVRLLEHAPLDEISVAALCREAGVHRTTFYGHAPSVHAFALAVFTQDLDQLTAVAVEPAVETPQHVAERYFDSLRRVLVHVADERAGYRALFGSTSRGVFRAALDERMRRRARIALEVWRAQRVPGAPVADAAIDEAAAFIAGGLVGAIETWAMGDETDAAASAARIGTLMPGWWPRRG; encoded by the coding sequence ATGAGCCGAGCGGATGCCGCGGGGCCGACCCGCGCACCGGCCGCAGGCCTCCCGCCCGCGGGCGACGACCCGCGCCTGCTCCGCACGCGCGCGGCGCTGACCGAGGCGCTCGTGCGCCTGCTCGAGCACGCGCCGCTCGACGAGATCTCGGTCGCCGCGCTGTGCCGCGAGGCGGGCGTGCACCGCACGACCTTCTACGGACACGCGCCGAGCGTGCACGCGTTCGCGCTCGCCGTGTTCACCCAGGACCTCGACCAGCTCACCGCCGTCGCGGTCGAACCGGCGGTCGAGACCCCGCAGCACGTCGCCGAGCGCTACTTCGACTCCCTCCGGCGCGTGCTCGTGCACGTCGCCGACGAGCGGGCCGGGTACCGGGCGCTGTTCGGCTCGACGAGCCGCGGCGTGTTCCGGGCCGCGCTCGACGAGCGGATGCGGCGGCGCGCGCGGATCGCGCTCGAGGTGTGGCGCGCCCAGCGCGTGCCCGGCGCGCCCGTCGCCGACGCCGCGATCGACGAGGCGGCGGCCTTCATCGCGGGCGGGCTCGTCGGGGCGATCGAGACCTGGGCGATGGGCGACGAGACGGATGCCGCGGCATCCGCCGCTCGGATCGGGACGCTCATGCCGGGCTGGTGGCCGCGTCGCGGCTGA
- a CDS encoding TetR/AcrR family transcriptional regulator: protein MPIEVDTSERLADIARATIEVASERGTQAVTLRAVAERLGRSTAYITNFVPSRADLMANALEHARARWDEERRAHLGERVGVERLAELARWMCSTSPEEQVLRSLWVEVIADVHGANRRAYEVVRSVTDATYEKFLAGAGEVRAGSGAGRGDGDGDATVDRTEAARIADILYLYCRGSEVKSIEDPAAWTDARMQDSLELLLDSLVFRRA from the coding sequence ATGCCGATCGAGGTCGACACGAGCGAACGCCTCGCCGACATCGCGCGCGCGACGATCGAGGTCGCGAGCGAGCGAGGCACCCAGGCCGTCACGCTCCGCGCGGTCGCCGAGCGCCTGGGCCGCTCGACCGCCTACATCACGAACTTCGTGCCGTCGCGCGCCGACCTCATGGCCAACGCCCTCGAGCACGCCCGCGCCCGCTGGGACGAGGAGCGCAGGGCACATCTCGGTGAGCGCGTCGGCGTCGAACGGCTCGCGGAGCTCGCGCGATGGATGTGCTCGACCTCTCCGGAGGAGCAGGTGCTGCGCAGCCTCTGGGTCGAGGTGATCGCCGACGTGCACGGTGCGAACCGGCGCGCCTACGAGGTCGTGCGGTCGGTGACGGATGCCACGTACGAGAAGTTCCTCGCCGGCGCCGGGGAGGTGCGCGCCGGGTCGGGCGCCGGGCGCGGGGACGGGGACGGCGACGCGACCGTCGACCGCACGGAGGCGGCGCGCATCGCCGACATCCTCTACCTCTACTGCCGAGGCTCGGAGGTCAAGTCGATCGAGGATCCCGCCGCCTGGACCGACGCGCGCATGCAGGACTCGCTCGAACTCCTCCTCGACTCCCTGGTCTTCCGCCGCGCCTGA
- a CDS encoding nucleoside deaminase, which translates to MDGLEQVTEHDVVHLRRCVELARRARDRGDHPFGSIVVSADGRVVEGMNTVVTGRDPTGHAETNVVRLAAAELDADELAASTLYTSTEPCAMCSGAIYWSGISRVVFALSESGLRDIVAEQEGVPTLSLPSREVFARGGRPVVVAGPADLPEAADVHAGFWV; encoded by the coding sequence ATGGACGGCCTCGAGCAGGTGACCGAGCACGACGTGGTGCACCTTCGTCGATGCGTCGAGTTGGCGCGGCGGGCGCGCGACCGCGGCGACCACCCGTTCGGGTCGATCGTCGTGTCCGCCGACGGCCGGGTCGTCGAGGGGATGAACACCGTGGTGACCGGGCGGGATCCGACCGGGCATGCCGAGACCAACGTCGTGCGCCTCGCCGCGGCCGAACTCGATGCCGACGAACTCGCCGCGAGCACGCTCTACACGAGCACCGAACCGTGCGCCATGTGCTCGGGCGCGATCTACTGGAGCGGCATCTCGCGGGTGGTGTTCGCGCTGTCGGAGTCGGGTCTGCGCGACATCGTCGCCGAGCAGGAGGGCGTTCCGACCCTCAGCCTCCCGTCTCGCGAGGTCTTCGCCCGCGGCGGGCGGCCGGTCGTCGTCGCGGGGCCCGCCGATCTTCCCGAGGCCGCCGACGTCCACGCGGGGTTCTGGGTCTGA
- the msrA gene encoding peptide-methionine (S)-S-oxide reductase MsrA → MTTPGTIDTRPGAETAVLAGGCFWGMEDLVRKLPGVIDTRVGYSGGDVPNATYRNHGTHAEALEVVFDPAKLSYRELLEFFFQIHDPSTKNRQGNDIGLSYRSAIFATSPEQYDTAIDTIADVDASGIWPGPVVTEVAPAGAFWEAEPEHQDYLQRIPWGYTCHFVRPGWRLPKRDAAEAS, encoded by the coding sequence ATGACCACCCCAGGCACCATCGACACGCGTCCCGGAGCCGAGACCGCCGTCCTCGCGGGCGGCTGCTTCTGGGGCATGGAGGACCTCGTCCGCAAGCTCCCGGGCGTCATCGACACGCGCGTCGGCTACTCCGGCGGCGACGTGCCCAACGCGACCTACCGCAACCACGGCACGCACGCCGAGGCGCTCGAGGTCGTGTTCGACCCCGCGAAGCTGAGCTACCGCGAGCTGCTGGAGTTCTTCTTCCAGATCCACGACCCCAGCACGAAGAACCGCCAGGGCAACGACATCGGCCTGAGCTACCGATCGGCGATCTTCGCGACCAGCCCCGAGCAGTACGACACCGCGATCGACACGATCGCCGACGTCGACGCGTCGGGCATCTGGCCCGGACCCGTCGTGACCGAGGTCGCGCCGGCCGGGGCGTTCTGGGAGGCCGAGCCCGAGCACCAGGACTACCTCCAGCGCATCCCGTGGGGGTACACCTGCCACTTCGTGCGCCCCGGGTGGCGCCTGCCGAAGCGCGACGCCGCCGAGGCGAGCTGA
- a CDS encoding NAD(P)/FAD-dependent oxidoreductase: MTANGGVSFWWQQLGVPAPRPALPGDREVDVAIVGGGYTGLWTAYSLKREQPDLRVAVLEQRFAGFGASGRNGGWLTNSVTGGREQYVKTHGRDAAIAQQRALNDAVDEVIAVAAREGIDADVHKGGELEVAYTPAQLARLRAFAASERSWPGTDVAELDARETAGRINAAGVLGGVWHPHCARVHPAKLARGLAAAVERLGVEIHEGTTVTEIRPGEARTDHGTVRAEFVIRATEGFTPDLRGEHRTWLPMNSSMIVTEPLAASAWDEIGWNGRETLGDFAHVYMYAQRTADDRIAFGGRGVPYRYGSRVDDDGATQERTIESLTALLRRFFPATRDAAIEHAWAGVLGVPRDWSATVGLDRATGLGWAGGYVGTGVTATNLAGRTLADLVLGRDTDLTRLPWVGHRVRKWEPEPLRWLAVQAIYGAYHAADRAELRGRATTSPIARVADLVAGR; encoded by the coding sequence ATGACCGCCAACGGAGGCGTCTCGTTCTGGTGGCAGCAGCTCGGCGTTCCCGCGCCGCGTCCGGCGCTGCCCGGCGACCGCGAGGTCGACGTCGCCATCGTCGGCGGCGGGTACACCGGCCTCTGGACCGCGTACTCCCTCAAGCGCGAGCAGCCCGACCTGCGCGTCGCCGTGCTCGAGCAGCGCTTCGCCGGCTTCGGCGCGTCGGGTCGCAACGGCGGATGGCTCACCAACTCGGTCACGGGCGGGCGCGAGCAGTACGTGAAGACCCACGGCCGCGACGCCGCGATCGCGCAGCAGCGCGCGCTCAACGACGCCGTCGACGAGGTCATCGCGGTCGCTGCGCGCGAGGGCATCGACGCCGACGTGCACAAGGGCGGTGAGCTCGAGGTGGCGTACACGCCCGCGCAGCTCGCGCGGCTCCGAGCGTTCGCCGCGTCCGAGCGGTCGTGGCCCGGGACGGATGTCGCGGAACTCGACGCGCGCGAGACCGCCGGGCGCATCAACGCGGCCGGCGTGCTGGGTGGGGTGTGGCATCCGCACTGCGCCCGAGTGCACCCGGCGAAGCTCGCACGCGGCCTCGCCGCCGCGGTCGAGCGGCTCGGCGTCGAGATCCACGAGGGCACGACCGTCACCGAGATCCGGCCCGGCGAGGCGCGCACCGATCACGGCACCGTGCGCGCCGAGTTCGTGATCCGCGCGACCGAGGGGTTCACGCCCGACCTGCGCGGCGAGCACCGCACCTGGCTGCCGATGAACTCGTCGATGATCGTGACCGAGCCGCTCGCGGCATCCGCCTGGGACGAGATCGGCTGGAACGGCCGCGAGACGCTCGGCGACTTCGCCCATGTCTACATGTACGCCCAGCGCACCGCCGACGACCGCATCGCGTTCGGCGGGCGCGGCGTGCCGTACCGCTACGGCTCGCGCGTCGACGACGACGGGGCGACGCAGGAGCGCACCATCGAGAGCCTCACCGCCCTGCTGCGCCGGTTCTTCCCCGCGACGCGCGACGCGGCGATCGAGCACGCCTGGGCGGGCGTGCTCGGCGTGCCGCGCGACTGGTCCGCGACCGTCGGCCTCGACCGGGCCACCGGGCTGGGCTGGGCGGGCGGATACGTCGGCACCGGGGTGACCGCGACGAACCTCGCCGGCCGCACGCTCGCCGACCTCGTGCTCGGGCGCGACACCGACCTCACGCGCCTGCCGTGGGTCGGTCACCGCGTGCGCAAGTGGGAGCCGGAGCCGTTGCGCTGGCTCGCCGTCCAGGCGATCTACGGCGCATACCACGCGGCCGACCGCGCCGAGCTCCGCGGGCGGGCGACGACCTCGCCCATCGCGCGCGTCGCCGACCTCGTCGCGGGGCGCTGA
- a CDS encoding SDR family oxidoreductase has protein sequence MSGELVVVTGGTGFVGIHCVLRLLAGGGGGTSGDGDDAPRVRATVRDAARADDLRALVRLGGGDPERVEVAAADLLDDAGWRDALAGATHVLHVASPFPARQPRDERRLIEPARDGTLRVLRAARDAGVRRVVVTSSFAAVGYGAHPGRPFTEDDWTDPDRPGLTAYVRSKTLAERAAWEFVDREGGGLELSVVNPVGVFGPALGADLSSSLLLLQVLLDGRIPAVPRGSVNAVDVRDVADLHVRAMRHPDAAGERFLAVSGDAFTYAELAALLRAELGHAARRVPTRTIPDWVIRAGAAFSADLRGLVADLGSRKDASHDKAARVLGWDPRPREEAVLASARSLIELGLVRA, from the coding sequence ATGAGCGGCGAACTGGTCGTGGTCACCGGCGGAACGGGCTTCGTCGGCATCCACTGCGTGCTGCGGCTGCTGGCCGGCGGCGGCGGCGGGACCAGCGGCGACGGCGACGACGCCCCGCGCGTGCGCGCGACCGTGCGCGACGCCGCCCGCGCCGACGACCTGCGCGCGCTCGTCCGGCTCGGCGGCGGCGACCCCGAGCGTGTCGAGGTGGCCGCAGCCGACCTCCTCGACGACGCCGGATGGCGCGACGCGCTCGCCGGCGCGACGCACGTGCTGCACGTGGCCTCCCCCTTCCCGGCGCGGCAGCCGAGGGACGAACGTCGGCTGATCGAACCCGCTCGCGACGGCACGCTGCGCGTGCTGCGCGCGGCACGCGACGCGGGTGTGCGTCGCGTCGTCGTCACGTCGTCGTTCGCGGCTGTCGGCTACGGGGCGCACCCCGGCCGCCCGTTCACCGAGGACGACTGGACGGACCCCGACCGGCCCGGCCTCACCGCGTACGTGCGGTCGAAGACGCTGGCCGAGCGCGCCGCGTGGGAGTTCGTCGACCGCGAGGGCGGCGGCCTCGAACTCTCGGTCGTGAACCCTGTCGGCGTCTTCGGCCCGGCGCTGGGCGCGGACCTCTCGAGTTCGCTCCTGCTCCTGCAGGTGCTGCTCGACGGGCGGATCCCCGCCGTGCCGCGCGGCAGCGTGAACGCCGTCGACGTGCGCGACGTCGCCGACCTGCACGTGCGCGCGATGCGACATCCGGATGCCGCGGGCGAGCGGTTCCTCGCCGTGTCGGGCGACGCGTTCACCTACGCCGAGCTCGCGGCCCTGCTGCGCGCCGAGCTCGGCCACGCCGCGCGGCGCGTGCCGACGCGGACCATCCCCGACTGGGTGATCCGCGCCGGCGCGGCGTTCAGCGCCGACCTGCGCGGGCTCGTCGCCGACCTCGGCTCGCGGAAGGACGCCTCGCACGACAAGGCCGCGCGGGTGCTCGGCTGGGACCCCCGGCCGCGCGAGGAGGCCGTGCTCGCGTCGGCGCGGAGCCTCATCGAGCTCGGCCTCGTCCGCGCGTAG
- a CDS encoding GlxA family transcriptional regulator, with the protein MTRRNHRVAVLVLEGAKPLDVGIPAQIFTTRASMPYEVRVCGAQPGPVTGGDGLSYHVADGLEAFEWAETIFIPGYRHPDREDPPAAVVDALLAAHDRGARIAAISTGAFALAATGLLDGRRATTHWHYTRALQARHPLVRVDENVLFVDEGQVLTSAGAASGIDLCLHLVRRDHGVAVSNHAARRLVAAPYRSGGQAQYVPRALPEPLGDVFAATRQWALEHLGEPLTLADLARNANVSPRTFSRRFVDDTGYTPMQWILRARIDLARELLERTDLGVEQIADRVGLGTGANLRLHFQHILGTSPSEYRHTFAA; encoded by the coding sequence ATGACACGACGGAATCACCGCGTCGCGGTACTCGTGCTCGAGGGCGCGAAGCCGCTCGACGTCGGCATCCCGGCGCAGATCTTCACCACGCGCGCGAGCATGCCGTACGAGGTGCGCGTGTGCGGCGCGCAGCCCGGACCGGTCACGGGCGGCGACGGGCTCTCGTACCACGTGGCCGACGGCCTCGAGGCGTTCGAGTGGGCGGAGACGATTTTCATCCCGGGCTACCGCCACCCCGACCGGGAGGACCCGCCGGCCGCGGTGGTCGACGCACTCCTCGCCGCGCACGACCGGGGTGCGCGCATCGCCGCGATCTCGACGGGCGCGTTCGCGCTCGCGGCGACCGGCCTGCTCGACGGGCGGCGGGCCACGACGCACTGGCACTACACGCGCGCGCTGCAGGCGCGGCATCCGCTCGTCAGGGTCGACGAGAACGTGCTGTTCGTCGACGAGGGGCAGGTGCTCACATCGGCGGGCGCGGCATCCGGCATCGACCTCTGCCTGCACCTCGTGCGGCGCGACCACGGCGTCGCGGTCTCGAACCACGCCGCCCGCCGCCTCGTCGCGGCGCCGTACCGCAGTGGCGGCCAGGCGCAGTACGTGCCGCGCGCGCTGCCCGAACCACTCGGCGACGTGTTCGCCGCGACCCGGCAGTGGGCGCTCGAGCACCTCGGGGAGCCGCTCACGCTGGCCGACCTGGCGCGCAACGCGAACGTCTCGCCGCGCACGTTCTCGCGGCGGTTCGTCGATGACACGGGCTACACGCCCATGCAGTGGATCCTGCGCGCCCGCATCGACCTGGCGCGTGAGCTGCTCGAGCGCACGGACCTCGGCGTCGAGCAGATCGCCGACCGTGTGGGGCTCGGCACGGGCGCGAACCTGCGGCTGCACTTCCAGCACATCCTCGGCACGTCGCCGAGCGAGTACCGGCACACGTTCGCGGCCTGA
- the msrB gene encoding peptide-methionine (R)-S-oxide reductase MsrB, with protein MSHDYRRTPEALDRLTPLQRKVTQDDATEPAFRNEFWNNHEPGLYVDVVSGQPLFASVHKYDSRSGWPSFTRPIDDDAVTEHVDRSLWMKRVEVRSSGADSHLGHVFDDGPADQGGLRYCINSAALRFVHLDDLEAEGYGDYRHLFTTSTTTPESEHRA; from the coding sequence GTGTCACACGACTACCGCAGGACTCCCGAGGCGCTCGACCGCCTGACCCCGCTGCAGCGCAAGGTCACGCAGGATGACGCGACCGAGCCCGCGTTCCGCAACGAGTTCTGGAACAACCACGAGCCCGGCCTGTACGTCGACGTGGTCTCGGGGCAGCCGCTCTTCGCGAGCGTGCACAAGTACGACAGCCGATCCGGCTGGCCGAGCTTCACGCGCCCCATCGACGACGACGCCGTGACCGAGCACGTCGACCGCTCGCTGTGGATGAAGCGCGTCGAGGTGCGCTCCTCGGGCGCCGACAGCCACCTCGGCCACGTCTTCGACGACGGCCCGGCCGACCAGGGCGGCCTGCGCTACTGCATCAACTCCGCCGCGCTGCGTTTCGTGCACCTCGACGACCTCGAGGCCGAGGGCTACGGCGACTACCGGCACCTGTTCACCACCAGCACTACGACCCCCGAGAGCGAGCACCGCGCATGA
- a CDS encoding 5'-3' exonuclease produces the protein MPDRLMLLDTASLYFRAFYGVPDSLKRADGTPVNAVRGLLDMIARLVADFEPTHVVACWDDDWRPHWRVELIPSYKAHRVEEVVPGGPDVEEVPDPLEAQVPMIREVLGLLGIPVVGVAAHEADDVIGTLATDAGMPVDVVTGDRDLFQLVDDDAGVRVIYTARGMSRLELVTDEWVVAKYGIEPSQYADFATLRGDTSDGLPGVAGIGEKTAAGLLGEFGSLDAMLVVASGDPDVTDAAPRMSATMRAKLAGAHDYLAVAPTVVNVVRTLDLPSADELGARLAPVTGDARAAIESLADEWNLGGSVPRVLAALDRT, from the coding sequence ATGCCCGATCGCCTGATGCTGCTCGACACCGCGTCGCTGTACTTCCGCGCCTTCTACGGCGTGCCCGATTCGTTGAAGCGAGCGGATGGCACGCCGGTCAACGCGGTGCGCGGCCTGCTCGACATGATCGCCCGCCTCGTGGCCGACTTCGAGCCGACGCACGTCGTCGCCTGCTGGGACGACGACTGGCGCCCGCACTGGCGCGTCGAGCTGATCCCGAGCTACAAGGCGCATCGCGTCGAGGAGGTCGTGCCCGGCGGGCCCGACGTCGAGGAGGTGCCCGACCCGCTCGAGGCGCAGGTGCCGATGATCCGCGAGGTGCTCGGGCTGCTCGGCATCCCGGTCGTGGGCGTCGCGGCGCACGAGGCCGACGACGTGATCGGCACGCTCGCGACCGACGCGGGCATGCCGGTCGACGTGGTGACCGGCGACCGCGACCTGTTCCAGCTCGTCGACGACGACGCCGGTGTCCGTGTGATCTACACCGCACGCGGCATGAGCAGGCTCGAACTCGTGACCGACGAGTGGGTGGTCGCGAAGTACGGCATCGAGCCGTCGCAGTACGCCGACTTCGCGACGCTGCGCGGCGACACCTCCGACGGGTTGCCGGGCGTCGCGGGCATCGGCGAGAAGACCGCCGCGGGCCTGCTCGGCGAATTCGGCTCGCTCGACGCGATGCTCGTGGTCGCGTCGGGCGATCCCGACGTGACCGACGCGGCGCCCCGCATGTCGGCGACGATGCGCGCGAAGCTCGCCGGGGCGCACGACTACCTCGCGGTCGCGCCGACCGTCGTGAACGTGGTCCGGACGCTCGACCTGCCGTCGGCCGACGAGCTCGGCGCCCGGCTCGCGCCGGTCACCGGCGACGCGCGCGCCGCGATCGAGTCGCTCGCCGACGAGTGGAACCTCGGGGGTTCGGTGCCGCGCGTGCTCGCGGCGCTCGACCGCACCTGA
- a CDS encoding glucose 1-dehydrogenase, whose protein sequence is MARVSGKVALISGGARGMGASHARLLVQEGAKVVIGDLLDDEGSALADELGAENAKYVHLDVTDYAQWEAAVAAATEAFGRLDVVVNNAGIANFGPIEEYTIEAWQKIIDINLTGVFYGIKAAIPALKESGAGSIINISSTAGLQGYEALPGYNAAKFGVRGLTKNAALDLGRYNIRVNSVHPGVIRTPMTEDLDTPQNHVALHRVGEPIELSNLVLFLASDESSFSTGAEFVADGGETAGLAHYES, encoded by the coding sequence ATGGCACGAGTCAGCGGAAAAGTCGCGCTCATCAGCGGCGGAGCCCGGGGCATGGGAGCGTCGCACGCGCGACTGCTCGTCCAGGAGGGTGCGAAGGTCGTCATCGGCGACCTGCTCGACGACGAGGGCAGCGCGCTCGCCGACGAGCTCGGCGCGGAGAACGCGAAGTACGTCCACCTGGATGTCACCGACTACGCGCAGTGGGAGGCGGCCGTCGCCGCCGCGACCGAGGCGTTCGGGCGGCTCGACGTGGTCGTGAACAACGCCGGCATCGCCAACTTCGGCCCGATCGAGGAGTACACGATCGAGGCCTGGCAGAAGATCATCGACATCAACCTCACCGGCGTCTTCTACGGCATCAAGGCGGCCATCCCCGCCCTGAAGGAGTCGGGCGCCGGGTCCATCATCAACATCTCGTCGACCGCGGGCCTCCAGGGCTACGAGGCGCTGCCCGGGTACAACGCCGCAAAGTTCGGCGTGCGCGGACTCACCAAGAACGCGGCCCTCGACCTGGGGCGCTACAACATCCGCGTCAACTCGGTGCACCCGGGCGTCATCCGCACGCCGATGACCGAGGACCTCGACACCCCGCAGAACCACGTGGCCCTGCACCGCGTCGGCGAGCCCATCGAGCTGTCGAACCTCGTCCTCTTCCTCGCGAGCGACGAGTCGAGCTTCTCGACCGGCGCCGAGTTCGTCGCCGACGGCGGCGAGACCGCGGGCCTCGCGCACTACGAGAGCTGA
- the gap gene encoding type I glyceraldehyde-3-phosphate dehydrogenase has translation MTRIAVNGFGRIGRNVVRALIERDVDLELVAVNDLTDPAALARLLKYDTVAGRFGRSVEVDGDTLVIDGRRVKVLAERDPAKLPWGELGVDIVLESTGRFTDAEAARAHIAAGAKKVLVSAPAKGADVTLAYGVNTDAYDPAEHVIVSNASCTTNALAPLAKVLDDLAGIEHGFMTTIHAYTQDQNLQDAPHADPRRARAAAENIVPASTGAAKAIGLVLPNLDGKLNGDAMRVPVPVGSIVELNATVAKDVTREEILAAYRAAAEGPLAGVLEYSDEALVSSDIVGNPHSSIFDSELTRVDGKHVKVVAWYDNEWGFSNRVIDSLLLLAG, from the coding sequence ATGACCCGCATCGCCGTCAACGGATTCGGTCGTATCGGCCGCAACGTCGTCCGCGCGCTCATCGAGCGCGACGTCGACCTCGAGCTCGTCGCCGTCAACGACCTCACCGACCCCGCCGCGCTCGCGCGCCTGCTCAAGTACGACACCGTCGCCGGCCGGTTCGGCCGTTCGGTCGAGGTGGATGGCGACACCCTCGTCATCGACGGCCGTCGCGTGAAGGTGCTCGCGGAGCGCGACCCGGCGAAGCTGCCGTGGGGCGAGCTCGGCGTCGACATCGTGCTCGAGTCGACCGGCCGCTTCACCGACGCCGAGGCCGCGCGAGCCCACATCGCCGCCGGTGCGAAGAAGGTGCTCGTGAGCGCTCCCGCCAAGGGCGCCGACGTCACGCTCGCCTACGGCGTGAACACCGACGCGTACGACCCCGCCGAGCACGTCATCGTCTCCAACGCCTCCTGCACGACCAATGCACTCGCGCCGCTCGCGAAGGTGCTCGACGACCTCGCCGGCATCGAGCACGGCTTCATGACCACCATCCACGCGTACACGCAGGACCAGAACCTGCAGGACGCCCCGCACGCCGACCCGCGTCGCGCCCGCGCCGCCGCGGAGAACATCGTGCCGGCCTCGACCGGCGCCGCGAAGGCCATCGGCCTCGTGCTGCCGAACCTCGACGGCAAGCTCAACGGCGACGCCATGCGCGTGCCCGTGCCGGTCGGCTCGATCGTCGAGCTCAACGCGACCGTCGCGAAGGACGTCACGCGCGAGGAGATCCTCGCCGCCTACCGCGCCGCGGCCGAGGGTCCGCTGGCGGGCGTGCTCGAGTACTCCGACGAGGCGCTCGTCTCGAGCGACATCGTCGGCAACCCGCACTCGTCGATCTTCGACAGCGAGCTGACCCGTGTCGACGGCAAGCACGTCAAGGTCGTCGCCTGGTACGACAACGAGTGGGGCTTCTCGAACCGCGTGATCGACTCGCTGCTGCTGCTCGCGGGCTGA
- a CDS encoding VanZ family protein — MKRMRPSRRALVFLVLYLALVLWATLGPVPWSGHGYQSPNGVLDWQNWLEPETWTIGLESEMFLNVVMFVPIGALLAFALRGMPAWVPVAAAFGTSLAIELAQIPMADRISDPRDLAANAGGALIGIVIARIADGLRMAFARPAAPQERAATERRLTTTAR, encoded by the coding sequence ATGAAGCGCATGCGCCCCTCCCGCAGAGCACTCGTGTTCCTGGTCCTGTACCTCGCACTCGTGCTCTGGGCGACCCTCGGACCGGTGCCGTGGTCGGGCCACGGCTACCAGTCGCCGAACGGCGTGCTCGACTGGCAGAACTGGCTCGAGCCCGAGACCTGGACCATCGGTCTCGAGAGCGAGATGTTCCTGAACGTGGTGATGTTCGTGCCGATCGGCGCCCTGCTCGCGTTCGCCCTGCGCGGCATGCCCGCCTGGGTTCCCGTCGCCGCGGCCTTCGGCACCAGCCTGGCCATCGAGCTCGCGCAGATCCCCATGGCCGACCGGATCTCCGACCCGCGCGACCTCGCCGCGAACGCCGGCGGCGCGCTCATCGGCATCGTCATCGCCCGCATCGCCGACGGTCTGCGCATGGCCTTCGCCCGGCCGGCGGCGCCGCAGGAACGCGCCGCGACCGAGCGGCGCCTCACCACCACCGCTCGATAA